A stretch of the Gemmatimonadaceae bacterium genome encodes the following:
- a CDS encoding M14 family metallopeptidase, with amino-acid sequence MARSYPRVLAPLAAAVLAACGGAGAPPAGGPTPRGGPRTERIGRGAEAVAAVNVHAIYPTNFTNRRPLTRAERTSFTETSHYDDVIAFIDSLKTLDSSQIATGDIGKTSEGREIPYVVASRPRVATAAEAKRLNRPIVYVQADIHGGEVAGKEAMLAMLRELTADKNPNVLDSLVLMVVPIYNADGNDRFGPQAVNRPSQDGPEMIGQRANGQGLDLNRDYIKAEAPETRASLRMFDSWDPDVFVDLHTTDGTYHGYALTYAGSLSPAAKFTGPFTMDTLLPAVRRNLLARERIQTFDYGNVETPKGLPRGWYTYDSRPRYGTNYYGLRGRIAVLGEVYSHDPFRTRISSTYAFVGELLSLLAANKDEIVGVAHEADRMTIAAGTTPADAPYISLRSEYTQHPSYADIILEDLGKLPDSTEKLPGVTRGYKRIGKFHTERMPVYDRFESTLERRMPVAYAFGPEQQALVERLQLHGVFVEQLVDSLNVAAERFGIDSVVRNATEFQGHHEERLAGLWSSLAVTLPPGTYVVREAQPLAILAMYLLEPESDDGFTTWNVMDPWIGPGRNYPVLRIVEPFGVNAPLRPVKP; translated from the coding sequence ATGGCCCGTTCGTACCCTCGCGTTCTGGCGCCGCTTGCTGCGGCCGTCCTTGCCGCCTGCGGCGGCGCTGGCGCGCCTCCCGCCGGAGGCCCCACCCCCCGCGGGGGGCCGCGCACCGAGCGCATCGGCCGCGGCGCCGAGGCGGTCGCCGCGGTGAACGTGCATGCCATCTATCCCACGAACTTCACCAACCGGCGGCCGCTCACGCGCGCCGAGCGAACGTCCTTCACCGAGACGTCGCACTACGATGACGTGATCGCGTTCATCGATTCGCTCAAGACGCTGGACAGCAGCCAGATCGCGACGGGCGACATCGGCAAGACGAGCGAAGGTCGCGAGATCCCCTACGTTGTTGCCTCCCGCCCGCGCGTCGCCACCGCCGCCGAGGCCAAACGCCTCAACCGGCCGATCGTCTACGTGCAAGCGGACATCCATGGCGGCGAGGTGGCGGGGAAGGAAGCCATGCTCGCCATGTTGCGCGAGCTGACGGCGGACAAGAACCCCAACGTGCTCGACTCGCTCGTGCTGATGGTCGTGCCGATCTACAATGCCGACGGCAACGACAGGTTCGGCCCGCAGGCCGTCAACCGGCCGTCGCAGGACGGCCCGGAAATGATCGGCCAGCGCGCCAATGGACAGGGTCTGGACCTCAACCGCGACTACATCAAGGCCGAAGCCCCGGAAACGCGGGCCTCGCTTCGCATGTTCGACAGCTGGGACCCCGACGTCTTTGTCGACCTCCACACCACCGATGGCACGTACCACGGGTACGCGTTGACCTACGCGGGATCGCTGAGTCCGGCCGCCAAGTTCACCGGGCCGTTCACCATGGACACGCTGTTGCCGGCGGTGCGGCGCAACCTGCTGGCCCGCGAGCGCATCCAGACGTTCGACTATGGTAACGTGGAGACGCCCAAGGGGCTCCCGCGCGGCTGGTACACCTACGATTCGCGGCCACGCTACGGCACCAACTACTACGGCCTTCGCGGCCGCATTGCGGTGCTCGGCGAGGTCTATTCGCACGATCCGTTCCGCACCCGCATCAGTTCCACCTACGCGTTCGTCGGCGAGTTGTTGTCGCTGCTCGCCGCCAATAAGGACGAGATCGTGGGGGTGGCGCACGAGGCCGACCGCATGACCATCGCCGCCGGCACCACCCCGGCCGACGCGCCGTACATCTCGCTCCGTTCCGAATACACGCAGCACCCGAGCTACGCCGACATCATTCTGGAGGACCTCGGCAAGCTGCCCGACAGCACGGAAAAGCTCCCGGGCGTGACCCGCGGCTACAAGCGCATTGGCAAGTTCCACACCGAACGAATGCCGGTGTACGACCGCTTCGAATCCACGCTCGAACGGCGCATGCCGGTTGCCTACGCCTTCGGACCCGAGCAGCAGGCCCTGGTTGAACGGCTCCAGCTGCACGGCGTGTTCGTGGAGCAGTTGGTGGACTCGCTGAACGTGGCGGCCGAGCGGTTCGGCATCGACTCGGTGGTGCGGAACGCCACCGAGTTCCAGGGGCACCACGAAGAGCGCTTGGCGGGGCTCTGGTCGTCACTGGCCGTGACCCTTCCGCCCGGCACCTACGTCGTGCGCGAGGCCCAGCCCCTTGCCATCCTCGCCATGTACCTGCTCGAGCCGGAGAGCGACGACGGGTTCACGACGTGGAACGTGATGGACCCGTGGATCGGCCCGGGTCGGAACTATCCCGTGCTGCGGATCGTCGAGCCGTTCGGGGTGAACGCGCCGCTGCGGCCGGTGAAACCCTGA
- a CDS encoding proline dehydrogenase family protein, whose translation MFRSTLLYLSNQPRVFRFVRKNRLAKSFARRFVAGERLDDAIEAVRALNAKGISASLDLLGESVSNEREARAARDEYLTILDRINESGLDANVSLKPTAMGLDISEELCVSILWDVLERAQRYGTFVRLDMESSVYTERTLRLFEERLYPSFKQHVGIVLQSYLYRTLADVERALEIKCRVRLCKGAYKEPPAVAYPDKKDVDANYVKCLDALLERGTYPAVATHDPAMVAEAKRFATERGIATDRFEFQMLYGVRRDLQDQLVREGYRLRVYVPFGTQWYPYLMRRLAERPANVAFITGNVLREMVGVRR comes from the coding sequence ATGTTCCGCTCCACCCTCCTGTACCTGTCCAATCAGCCGCGCGTGTTCCGGTTCGTCCGCAAGAATCGGCTGGCCAAATCGTTCGCGCGCCGGTTCGTGGCAGGCGAGCGACTCGACGACGCGATCGAGGCGGTGCGCGCCCTCAATGCGAAGGGCATCTCGGCTTCGCTCGATCTTCTCGGCGAGAGCGTGTCGAACGAGCGCGAGGCGCGCGCCGCCCGCGACGAGTACCTCACGATCCTCGACCGCATCAATGAGAGCGGGCTCGATGCCAACGTATCGCTCAAGCCCACCGCCATGGGACTCGACATCTCCGAGGAGTTGTGCGTATCGATCCTGTGGGACGTGCTGGAACGGGCCCAGCGGTACGGCACGTTCGTGCGCCTCGACATGGAGTCGAGCGTGTACACCGAGCGCACGCTGCGCCTGTTCGAGGAGCGGCTCTACCCGAGCTTCAAGCAGCATGTGGGTATCGTGCTGCAGAGCTACCTCTACCGCACGCTGGCCGACGTCGAGCGCGCCCTGGAGATCAAGTGCCGCGTCCGCCTGTGCAAGGGCGCGTACAAGGAACCGCCGGCCGTGGCGTACCCCGACAAGAAGGACGTGGACGCCAACTACGTGAAGTGCCTTGACGCGTTGCTCGAGCGCGGCACGTATCCGGCCGTCGCCACGCACGACCCGGCCATGGTGGCCGAGGCCAAACGCTTTGCAACGGAACGGGGCATCGCCACCGACCGGTTCGAGTTCCAGATGCTCTACGGCGTCCGTCGCGATCTGCAGGACCAACTCGTGCGCGAGGGGTACCGCCTGCGGGTGTACGTGCCGTTTGGCACGCAGTGGTATCCGTACCTCATGCGGAGGCTGGCCGAGCGTCCGGCGAACGTCGCCTTCATCACCGGCAACGTCCTGCGCGAAATGGTTGGCGTCCGACGTTGA
- the rsgA gene encoding ribosome small subunit-dependent GTPase A, which yields MIDTDALTGTVTQGTGGVWRVLTPDGLMHEVSLRGRLKKADVGRRAGGTIRRDTEAAAQETVKLAVGDRVRLERDERGQTLAIAEIRPRTSRLARRAPGGARGERVIAANVDQVVVVFAAARPDPHPRMIDRFLVIAEANGLSARIVVNKVDLVGLDEARARFAAYPRAGYPMHFTSAKRGDGLEELRDALGGRTSVLTGPSGTGKSSLLNALFPGLDLRVGEISASVNKGRHTTVGALLHPLPASVGGFVVDTPGLREVGMWELPAERLDQCFPEIRARRTQCRFADCRHGVEPDCEVRAAVERGDVSVERYESYLKLSEELAEEKGEW from the coding sequence GTGATCGACACGGACGCGTTGACTGGTACGGTCACGCAGGGGACCGGCGGGGTGTGGCGCGTGCTCACACCGGACGGATTGATGCATGAGGTGTCGCTGCGCGGCCGGCTGAAGAAGGCCGACGTGGGGCGGCGCGCCGGCGGGACGATCCGGCGCGACACCGAGGCGGCGGCACAGGAGACCGTCAAGCTCGCCGTGGGCGACCGTGTACGGTTGGAGCGCGACGAGCGCGGGCAAACGCTGGCCATCGCCGAGATCCGGCCGCGCACCTCGCGCCTGGCCCGGCGCGCCCCCGGGGGGGCGCGCGGCGAACGCGTGATCGCCGCGAACGTGGACCAGGTGGTGGTCGTGTTCGCCGCGGCCCGCCCGGACCCGCACCCGCGCATGATCGACCGGTTCCTCGTCATCGCCGAGGCCAATGGGCTCTCGGCACGCATCGTGGTGAACAAGGTGGATCTGGTGGGGCTCGACGAGGCGCGCGCGCGGTTTGCCGCGTATCCCCGGGCCGGGTATCCCATGCATTTCACGAGTGCGAAGCGGGGCGACGGGTTGGAGGAGCTGCGGGACGCTCTGGGCGGGCGCACGTCGGTGCTCACGGGTCCGAGCGGGACCGGAAAATCGTCGCTGCTCAACGCCCTCTTTCCGGGACTCGACTTGCGCGTGGGCGAGATCAGCGCCTCGGTCAACAAGGGACGCCACACCACGGTGGGGGCGCTGCTCCATCCGCTGCCCGCGTCGGTGGGAGGGTTCGTGGTCGACACGCCAGGGCTGCGCGAGGTCGGCATGTGGGAACTGCCCGCGGAGCGGCTGGATCAGTGTTTTCCCGAGATCCGGGCACGCCGCACGCAATGCCGGTTCGCCGATTGCCGGCACGGTGTGGAGCCCGACTGCGAGGTGCGCGCCGCCGTGGAACGGGGCGACGTGAGCGTCGAGCGGTATGAAAGTTATCTAAAGCTCTCGGAGGAGCTGGCCGAGGAGAAGGGGGAGTGGTAG
- a CDS encoding GntR family transcriptional regulator — translation MPSRKPSSRSSRAQTARGSVAHGSRPEQVYTRLRDLIVQGLVAPGSRIVETEIASRLGVSRTPVREALQRLQQEGYVMGAPGAQQSRLTVAPLTRDDVHELLDLVGALEGLGARRAAELASEARKPLVRDLRALNAEFLKAGRAAPVDHSRLYDADERFHRCVVEAGEGPRLIALHDAAKPQAERYIRMYISMLTGDIRSSVEEHDAIIAAIDDGRPDTAQRAVETNWRHAADRLANVIQMVGERGSW, via the coding sequence ATGCCCTCGCGAAAGCCCTCTTCCCGTAGTTCACGCGCCCAGACCGCGCGCGGATCGGTGGCCCATGGCTCCCGGCCCGAGCAGGTTTACACCCGGCTGCGCGACCTGATCGTCCAGGGACTCGTCGCCCCGGGCAGCCGCATTGTCGAGACGGAGATCGCCAGCCGTCTCGGGGTGAGCCGTACGCCCGTGCGCGAGGCGCTGCAGCGGCTCCAGCAGGAGGGCTACGTGATGGGCGCGCCGGGGGCGCAGCAGTCGCGCCTCACCGTGGCCCCCCTTACCCGCGACGATGTGCACGAACTGCTCGATCTGGTGGGGGCGCTCGAGGGCCTGGGGGCCCGGCGCGCCGCCGAACTGGCCTCCGAGGCGCGGAAACCGCTCGTCCGGGACCTGCGCGCGCTGAACGCCGAGTTCCTCAAAGCCGGCAGGGCCGCCCCGGTGGACCACAGCCGTTTATACGACGCTGATGAACGTTTTCACCGCTGCGTGGTAGAAGCAGGGGAAGGCCCTCGGCTTATCGCCTTGCACGACGCGGCCAAACCGCAGGCGGAGCGATACATCCGGATGTACATCAGCATGCTGACCGGGGACATTCGATCCTCGGTCGAGGAGCACGACGCGATCATCGCCGCTATCGACGACGGTCGGCCGGACACCGCGCAACGCGCGGTGGAAACCAATTGGCGGCACGCCGCCGACCGGTTGGCGAATGTCATTCAGATGGTCGGTGAACGTGGCAGCTGGTAA
- a CDS encoding DNA polymerase IV: MNAPPRRILLADADAFFVAVARMEDPDGVGRAPLLIVGGTRASRGVVCSASYETRAYGVRSAMPIARALRLCPDAVCVPVPRKACAQKSGEIRQVLERFAPVVEAASIDEWYLDLAGTEALYRQEPLATTAHRMRDAIRRDTGLHVSFGGGTSKLVAKLAVERAKPKAGHDADGVYVVPAGGEATFLHGVPLADIPMIGPRFQERLVRFGMHTVPDVLAYDEAALAHWLGAREARWLYERVRGIDDRDVAPRLDTKSISRDETFPEDLTDDGALGHELLALVTRAAADLRAEGLRARTVTVRIRDHDFRTRSASRTVEQGVISDRVILALARSLLSRLRAGRRVPARLLSVALSSLAEDETADQLALFDGDRDPVAETDRDRAVARAVDRVRAKFGPRGIGPGGV; the protein is encoded by the coding sequence GTGAACGCACCGCCGCGCCGCATCCTGCTCGCCGACGCCGACGCGTTCTTCGTGGCGGTTGCCCGCATGGAGGACCCAGACGGTGTGGGCCGCGCGCCCCTGCTCATCGTGGGCGGCACGCGTGCAAGCCGGGGCGTCGTGTGCTCGGCATCCTACGAGACGCGGGCCTACGGCGTTCGCTCGGCCATGCCGATCGCCCGGGCCCTTCGCCTGTGTCCCGACGCGGTGTGCGTGCCCGTGCCGCGCAAGGCGTGCGCACAGAAGAGCGGTGAGATCCGGCAGGTGCTCGAACGTTTCGCGCCTGTGGTCGAGGCGGCGAGCATCGACGAGTGGTATCTCGATCTGGCCGGCACCGAAGCGCTCTACCGCCAGGAGCCGCTGGCCACGACGGCGCACCGGATGCGCGACGCGATCCGCCGCGACACGGGGCTTCACGTATCCTTCGGTGGCGGCACCTCGAAGCTCGTGGCCAAACTTGCCGTCGAGCGCGCCAAGCCCAAGGCCGGTCACGATGCCGACGGAGTGTATGTGGTTCCTGCGGGGGGTGAGGCGACCTTCCTGCACGGCGTTCCGCTGGCCGACATCCCGATGATCGGCCCGCGCTTCCAGGAGAGGCTGGTCCGGTTCGGCATGCACACCGTGCCCGACGTGCTGGCGTACGATGAGGCCGCACTGGCCCACTGGCTCGGTGCGCGTGAGGCGCGGTGGCTGTACGAACGGGTGCGCGGCATCGACGACCGCGACGTCGCCCCGCGCCTCGACACGAAGAGCATCAGCCGCGATGAGACCTTCCCAGAGGATCTCACCGACGATGGAGCGCTCGGTCACGAACTGCTGGCACTCGTCACGCGAGCTGCGGCCGACCTGCGCGCCGAGGGGTTGCGGGCCCGAACGGTCACAGTGCGCATTCGCGATCACGATTTTCGCACACGCTCGGCGAGCCGCACGGTCGAGCAGGGCGTGATCAGCGACCGCGTGATCCTCGCATTGGCCCGATCGCTGCTGTCTCGGCTACGGGCGGGGCGTCGCGTGCCCGCGCGGCTGCTCAGCGTGGCCTTGTCATCGCTGGCCGAAGACGAAACGGCCGACCAACTCGCGCTGTTCGATGGCGACCGGGATCCGGTCGCCGAAACGGACCGCGACCGCGCGGTGGCCCGTGCCGTGGATCGGGTACGCGCGAAATTCGGTCCGCGGGGTATCGGGCCGGGCGGCGTCTAG
- a CDS encoding twin-arginine translocase TatA/TatE family subunit — MFDGFGPEKLMMVLLIVLVLFGGKRIPEIGSSLGKGIREFKRGIKDVGESINEPELERVRPASSLPAGAISTTAPVAYDDGRGAPKRLLDT, encoded by the coding sequence ATGTTCGACGGTTTTGGGCCAGAAAAACTGATGATGGTCCTGCTCATCGTGCTGGTGCTGTTCGGCGGCAAGCGCATCCCGGAAATCGGGTCGTCGCTGGGCAAAGGCATTCGCGAATTCAAGCGGGGCATCAAGGATGTCGGAGAATCGATCAACGAACCGGAACTCGAGCGTGTGCGGCCGGCGTCCTCGCTGCCCGCAGGCGCCATCTCGACCACAGCTCCGGTGGCGTATGACGACGGACGCGGCGCGCCCAAGCGGCTGCTCGATACCTGA
- a CDS encoding M23 family metallopeptidase: protein MPNAQAPRPRRIWTILIVPPEPTTKTHTVRLHGRHVRGVAWGAALAFVAYTGWSMTQALQVNASAVQLADVHRLVLTLNDSLQSANQRADSALRLAAITARVAHGLTLIARVAERSESEGAGAAAAGVVLPVSGTITSRFSRSRWEPILNLFRPHEGVDIAAPLGTSIRAPADGRVMFVGPRLGYGLVVELDHGGGVKTLYAHCERILVQDGDYVAAGAVIAKVGSTGLSTAPHVHFEVIVNGRHVDPLEYLLTPRDPGAAPAAAFAAADHE from the coding sequence ATGCCCAACGCCCAAGCGCCGCGGCCCCGCCGCATCTGGACGATCCTCATCGTCCCACCCGAACCGACGACCAAGACCCACACGGTGCGCCTGCACGGCCGGCACGTGCGCGGGGTGGCCTGGGGGGCGGCGCTGGCGTTCGTCGCCTATACGGGTTGGTCTATGACTCAGGCGCTGCAGGTGAATGCCAGCGCCGTCCAGCTGGCCGACGTGCATCGGCTCGTCCTCACGCTCAACGACAGCCTGCAGTCCGCGAACCAGCGCGCCGATTCGGCCCTGCGCCTAGCCGCCATCACGGCCCGTGTGGCGCACGGTCTGACGCTCATCGCGCGGGTCGCGGAGCGCTCCGAGTCCGAGGGGGCCGGTGCCGCCGCGGCCGGGGTCGTGCTCCCCGTGTCGGGCACCATCACCAGCCGGTTTTCCCGGTCGCGATGGGAGCCCATTCTCAATCTGTTCCGCCCGCACGAAGGCGTGGATATCGCGGCGCCGCTCGGCACGAGCATCCGGGCGCCAGCCGACGGGCGCGTGATGTTCGTCGGACCCCGCCTCGGGTACGGTCTGGTGGTGGAGTTGGACCACGGTGGCGGCGTCAAGACGCTGTATGCCCACTGCGAGCGTATCCTCGTGCAGGACGGCGACTACGTGGCAGCCGGCGCGGTGATCGCAAAGGTGGGGTCCACCGGACTATCCACGGCTCCGCACGTGCACTTCGAGGTGATCGTGAATGGCCGTCACGTCGACCCGCTGGAGTATCTGCTGACCCCCCGCGATCCCGGCGCCGCCCCAGCGGCCGCGTTCGCGGCGGCCGATCACGAGTAG
- a CDS encoding polymer-forming cytoskeletal protein, with translation MALFPKHPVAARDPQPVGYSVFDTQMSVDGDVETDASLRIDGRLRGSVRSAGVVVVAAGAAVIGDVAAREIIVGGAITGNVTATQRIELQESAVVTGDIEASAIMIQEGGSVEGRMTIHPTSMTVSGTERAATSAAPHLRAALGGNAG, from the coding sequence ATGGCCCTATTTCCCAAACACCCCGTCGCGGCGCGCGACCCGCAGCCGGTGGGCTATTCCGTGTTCGACACCCAGATGAGCGTTGACGGCGACGTCGAAACCGACGCCTCGTTGCGCATCGATGGTCGCCTCCGCGGCAGTGTCCGATCGGCCGGCGTCGTGGTGGTCGCGGCGGGCGCGGCGGTGATCGGGGACGTCGCAGCGCGCGAAATCATCGTGGGCGGTGCGATCACCGGCAACGTCACGGCGACCCAGCGAATCGAATTGCAGGAGTCGGCCGTCGTGACCGGCGACATCGAGGCATCGGCGATCATGATCCAGGAAGGGGGCAGCGTGGAGGGTCGGATGACGATTCATCCGACGTCCATGACCGTGAGCGGAACCGAGCGTGCCGCCACGTCGGCCGCGCCGCATCTCCGGGCCGCCTTGGGTGGCAACGCCGGCTGA
- a CDS encoding sensor domain-containing diguanylate cyclase codes for MRYRSLSDPDTLLQFARNLGEGLYITSTDGRILDANPAFLTMFGVQSVAELAPYAATDLLVDPQQRDLQRELLARDGLVRDFELELRRPDGQVRTVLDTSYVVVDPETGEAFYHGVLVDITPRKQLEAELVELSTHDALTGALNRRYLDQLDDQFRQDPGGQWGCLFVDIDHFKQYNDEFGHQAGDRILVRMVRFLMRYVRAEEAVVRVGGDEFVVILVDADAAQTDAIAQRLRQSGEHSAPVPFSLGWAARRPNEPLMRMIDRADHGLLAVRVEQRRSDPRGRPPL; via the coding sequence ATGCGCTACCGCTCGCTCTCCGATCCGGACACCCTGCTGCAATTCGCCCGCAACCTCGGGGAAGGGTTGTACATCACCTCGACGGATGGACGGATCCTCGACGCGAACCCGGCGTTCCTGACCATGTTCGGCGTCCAGTCGGTGGCCGAGTTGGCGCCCTATGCGGCCACGGATCTGCTGGTTGATCCGCAACAGCGGGATCTGCAGCGTGAGCTGTTGGCGCGCGACGGCTTGGTGCGGGATTTCGAACTGGAACTGCGCCGCCCCGACGGTCAGGTGCGCACGGTGCTCGACACGAGCTACGTGGTGGTTGATCCGGAGACGGGTGAGGCGTTCTACCATGGGGTCCTGGTGGACATCACGCCGCGCAAGCAGCTCGAAGCGGAGTTGGTGGAACTGTCCACCCACGATGCGCTCACGGGCGCGCTCAACCGGCGCTACCTCGACCAACTCGACGACCAGTTCAGGCAAGATCCGGGTGGGCAGTGGGGATGCCTGTTCGTCGACATCGATCACTTCAAGCAGTACAACGACGAATTCGGCCACCAGGCGGGCGACCGGATCCTCGTGCGCATGGTGCGCTTCCTGATGCGCTACGTGCGCGCCGAGGAAGCGGTGGTGCGGGTAGGCGGTGATGAGTTCGTGGTGATTCTCGTGGATGCCGATGCGGCCCAGACCGATGCGATCGCACAGCGCTTGCGCCAGTCGGGCGAACATTCAGCCCCGGTGCCCTTCTCACTCGGCTGGGCTGCGCGCCGGCCGAACGAGCCGTTGATGCGCATGATCGACCGTGCCGACCATGGACTGCTCGCCGTGCGCGTGGAGCAGCGCCGCTCCGACCCCCGCGGTCGACCGCCCCTCTGA
- a CDS encoding sugar phosphate isomerase/epimerase, translating into MERRDFLRTTLSAVAGGVLMPHLASAAWRRPAGSLGPIGLQLYTVRREMGVDVERTLATVAEIGYREVEFAGLFGHPAKDVRAMLDRHGLVAPSSHVGLPDDMGAWPQMLDDAVTLGQAYIICPSFSDRDLTPDGIKGVAARFNVAGAAAKRAGLQFGFHNHAAEFKPVDGIVPYDRLLAECDAELVKMEIDIYWMVTGGRDPLAYIAEYPGRFPMVHAKDRAANGAMADVGSGDIDFPRILEAFERAGLAHCFVERDDASDPYASARASFTYLNHLTW; encoded by the coding sequence ATGGAACGCCGAGATTTTCTCCGTACCACATTGAGCGCCGTCGCCGGCGGTGTGCTCATGCCGCACCTTGCGTCCGCCGCGTGGCGCCGGCCCGCCGGCAGCTTGGGACCCATCGGCCTGCAACTGTACACGGTGCGCCGCGAGATGGGCGTGGACGTGGAGCGCACGCTTGCCACGGTGGCCGAGATCGGGTACCGCGAGGTGGAATTCGCGGGGCTGTTCGGCCATCCGGCCAAGGACGTGCGCGCGATGCTCGACCGGCACGGACTCGTGGCGCCGTCGTCGCACGTGGGGCTGCCGGACGATATGGGCGCATGGCCCCAGATGCTCGACGATGCGGTGACGCTCGGCCAGGCGTACATCATCTGTCCGTCGTTCAGTGATCGCGATCTGACGCCGGACGGGATCAAGGGCGTGGCGGCGCGGTTCAACGTGGCGGGCGCTGCGGCGAAGCGGGCCGGGCTGCAGTTCGGCTTCCACAACCACGCCGCCGAATTCAAACCGGTGGACGGCATCGTGCCGTACGACCGACTGCTCGCAGAGTGCGATGCCGAGTTGGTGAAGATGGAGATCGACATCTATTGGATGGTGACGGGCGGCCGGGATCCCCTGGCCTACATCGCCGAGTATCCCGGCCGGTTCCCGATGGTGCATGCCAAGGACCGAGCGGCGAACGGCGCGATGGCCGACGTGGGTTCGGGGGATATCGATTTTCCCAGGATTCTCGAGGCATTCGAACGGGCCGGGCTCGCGCACTGCTTTGTGGAGCGGGACGACGCGAGCGACCCGTACGCGTCGGCGCGGGCGAGCTTCACCTATCTGAATCACCTGACGTGGTGA